Proteins from one Halopseudomonas pelagia genomic window:
- a CDS encoding NosR/NirI family protein: MSARSFFSNCLRAGFLLWLLFSQAAPAAINDSQIQALFPKATRIEPKQDNPPVYSAYQLDELLGYAFESNDYSSLQGFSGKPIRLLIGMDPQGVLSGVTVVEHHEPVFLHGLGEQALFDFVEQYRQQDISTPIVVGGRQAETVDGTSITQFDGVSKATVSVVILNETVLVSALSVARELLEGFSSSPLATPKADLFEPLDWDQLLDRQYLQRWQISQAEVEQALGQRLAYFPGLHGDNAEQPFSEVYFAYLNTPNSGLNLLGQVEFDKLNQELKANEQALLVISEGLYRHVPDDFTPASAPSRLVLVQNDKAIELHDMNYNNGAVLELLNTPLGNGVAHIFRIKPHAGFNPAEPAQLQLNVSLKRNPLVEDNAIFTQALTLDPALFDIQPPQAVAKQVPIWLRMWQERSWQVGITLLALVLLSGVFVFQQRISRHSRAFHVFRGGFLIFTLVFLGLYAQGQLSVVNIFTLLLSLGGDFDLSVFLMDPVIFILWSFTFVSLFIWGRGLFCGWLCPFGALQDMLAWLAKRLRIWQWKIADPLHRKLQWIKYAVLVGLVGSAFFSLTLAERLAEIEPFKTSITLFFVRTWPFVLYALILLGLGLFVHKFYCRYVCPLGAGLAMLGKYHLFSWLKRIDACGQPCQHCKNHCEIGAINRDGSIDYGECVQCLECIVILNNQDQCVAAISAEKQASKARKRVANNQIIATDSPWQNAAAAPKT, encoded by the coding sequence ATGTCAGCCCGGTCTTTTTTCTCCAACTGTTTACGCGCCGGGTTCCTGCTTTGGTTGCTGTTCAGTCAGGCAGCGCCAGCTGCGATAAATGACAGCCAGATCCAGGCACTGTTTCCCAAAGCCACCCGTATCGAACCCAAACAGGACAACCCGCCGGTCTACAGCGCCTATCAGCTCGACGAGTTGCTCGGCTATGCCTTTGAGTCCAATGACTACTCCAGCCTGCAGGGCTTTTCCGGCAAGCCGATTCGACTGTTGATCGGCATGGACCCGCAGGGTGTCCTGAGCGGCGTCACGGTCGTTGAGCACCATGAGCCGGTGTTCCTTCACGGTCTCGGCGAGCAAGCGCTGTTTGACTTCGTTGAACAGTACCGCCAGCAGGACATCAGCACGCCAATTGTGGTCGGCGGACGCCAGGCAGAGACGGTCGATGGTACGTCCATTACCCAGTTTGATGGTGTGAGCAAGGCCACTGTCTCGGTGGTCATTCTCAACGAAACGGTGTTGGTATCGGCCTTGAGCGTTGCCCGTGAGCTTCTCGAGGGGTTCTCCAGCAGCCCATTGGCCACGCCGAAAGCCGATCTGTTCGAGCCGCTGGATTGGGATCAACTGCTGGACCGACAGTACCTGCAACGCTGGCAAATTTCTCAGGCCGAGGTGGAGCAAGCGCTTGGTCAGCGCCTGGCATACTTCCCCGGTCTGCACGGCGACAATGCCGAACAGCCATTCAGCGAGGTGTATTTTGCCTACCTGAACACGCCTAACAGTGGTCTAAATCTGCTTGGCCAGGTGGAATTCGACAAACTCAATCAAGAGTTGAAGGCGAACGAGCAGGCCTTGCTGGTGATCTCCGAGGGCCTATACCGGCATGTGCCCGATGACTTCACTCCTGCCAGCGCGCCCAGCCGCCTGGTGTTGGTGCAGAACGACAAGGCGATTGAATTGCATGACATGAACTACAACAATGGTGCCGTGCTGGAGCTGCTCAATACGCCGCTGGGCAATGGTGTAGCACACATATTCCGTATCAAGCCCCACGCCGGGTTCAACCCTGCCGAACCGGCACAGCTGCAACTGAACGTCAGCCTGAAGCGCAACCCGCTGGTCGAGGACAACGCCATCTTTACCCAAGCGCTGACGTTAGACCCGGCGCTGTTCGATATTCAGCCGCCCCAGGCAGTGGCGAAGCAAGTCCCCATCTGGTTACGCATGTGGCAGGAGCGCAGTTGGCAGGTGGGCATCACCTTACTAGCACTGGTGCTACTGAGTGGGGTTTTCGTTTTTCAGCAGCGCATCAGCCGTCACAGCCGCGCCTTCCATGTATTTCGCGGCGGCTTTCTGATCTTCACTCTGGTGTTTCTCGGTTTGTATGCCCAGGGGCAGCTGTCGGTGGTAAATATTTTCACTCTGCTGCTGTCGCTAGGCGGTGATTTTGACCTCAGCGTATTCTTGATGGACCCGGTGATCTTCATTCTCTGGAGCTTTACCTTTGTTAGCCTGTTTATCTGGGGACGGGGGCTTTTCTGTGGCTGGCTATGTCCTTTCGGGGCGTTGCAGGACATGCTCGCCTGGCTGGCCAAACGGCTGCGCATCTGGCAATGGAAGATCGCCGACCCACTGCACCGCAAGCTTCAATGGATCAAATACGCCGTTCTGGTCGGCCTTGTGGGCAGTGCATTCTTTTCATTGACCCTGGCAGAGCGTCTCGCCGAAATCGAGCCGTTCAAAACCTCCATTACCCTGTTCTTTGTGCGTACCTGGCCCTTTGTGCTTTACGCACTGATCCTGCTGGGTCTGGGTCTTTTCGTGCACAAGTTCTACTGTCGCTACGTTTGTCCTTTGGGCGCAGGCCTGGCAATGCTTGGCAAGTACCATCTGTTTTCCTGGCTCAAACGCATTGATGCCTGCGGCCAACCCTGCCAGCACTGCAAGAATCATTGTGAGATCGGTGCCATCAACCGTGACGGCAGCATCGACTACGGTGAGTGCGTCCAGTGCCTGGAATGCATCGTCATTCTGAACAATCAAGACCAATGCGTTGCTGCAATCAGCGCTGAAAAACAGGCGAGCAAAGCCAGAAAACGCGTAGCAAACAACCAGATCATCGCGACTGACAGCCCGTGGCAAAACGCTGCCGCAGCGCCCAAAACCTGA
- a CDS encoding insulinase family protein — MHSIPLASTPDDGRDYRLYHHANGLRCLLVSDPSASQATCVAQVDAGSHDEPDSHAGLAHLLEHMLFMGSEYYPEPGSFPALVSRWGGRFNASTAGEETRFFFSVASAGLLSCIGQLADMLAAPLIEATQVGAERQVIHAEFHTRLADDALHAQAALGQVTNSAHPLSRFSAGNATSLNGTDSMLASLLLQFHRQYYRAANMVLVLHANQPLADLLALAASFAERQAPGERNRRTRAPVLGADLLPGRLQRQAQSGMPRWQLMYPLAEMPWLNHDSAGQWLCEWIASPTPAGALGWLRDRHLISQLTVHLEAMPGDQGLLCIELQPLLKPNDYPQLLDAWQVWLNGLAKTITQHWPTDARKSLLDQSFALGPQGEPVEWLKVLAQRLMRLPVELVLEPAANRQPLIEHHWRALLSQVQPANLLLVQAYGRADWPGYTPWTHTGFQYDALSWRPPARGAPLSTIDGLHFGLPLPLSIAPMALEALPGLRLLDLPSHGSTEASALQLVKTRLTWCWRSGQSSEPQRVWLQACWALQIESLARCAELAGVIMEWQQATDLLSLTLSGPLGHASNGILAITRNVLSTIARAPEPGLIELAGYRLRAWQAEQAERLPAYRCLAELDALLAADPGQQPRIYDDPPASGLSLWRCLHERAQLFWLKPADWPDTQIDGGLLASAFPGVTRQFDWGEQPARMLPKGVGQCVVTVQHADRGQLLYCQARAATALERAGWRLLHQLLASAFFDSLRTRQQLGYWVVARYHEVAGLPGLLLLVQSPSHEHAQIAAAMELFLLQQQKLIGALPFTAISAQAERLADALQAREAAAEGAFERYWQVLLGRVGAYAPADGEALRQLQPAQWQEVQAQLWGQPVRLRLISETHPKVAHDSVLPKHQEGRAL; from the coding sequence GTGCATTCCATCCCACTGGCTTCCACTCCCGACGATGGTCGTGATTATCGGCTTTACCATCATGCCAACGGCTTACGCTGTCTATTGGTCAGTGACCCGTCGGCCAGCCAGGCGACCTGTGTCGCTCAGGTAGATGCTGGTAGCCATGACGAGCCGGATAGCCACGCCGGTTTGGCGCATTTGCTGGAACATATGTTGTTCATGGGCTCGGAATACTACCCTGAGCCAGGTTCTTTTCCAGCGCTGGTCAGCCGCTGGGGTGGTCGCTTCAATGCCAGCACCGCTGGCGAAGAGACTCGCTTCTTCTTCAGCGTCGCCTCGGCGGGGCTCCTTTCCTGTATCGGTCAGTTGGCCGACATGCTGGCCGCGCCTCTGATAGAGGCTACGCAGGTGGGTGCCGAGCGGCAGGTCATCCATGCGGAGTTTCATACTCGGCTGGCAGACGACGCGCTGCACGCTCAGGCGGCACTGGGTCAGGTAACTAATAGCGCCCATCCGCTGAGCCGCTTCAGCGCCGGCAATGCCACGAGCCTGAATGGCACTGACAGCATGCTGGCGTCGCTGCTGCTGCAGTTTCACCGGCAGTACTACCGCGCGGCGAATATGGTGTTGGTACTGCATGCAAATCAACCGCTGGCTGATTTGCTGGCGCTGGCAGCCAGCTTTGCCGAGCGGCAGGCTCCGGGGGAGCGCAACAGGCGCACCCGCGCGCCGGTGCTCGGCGCCGATCTCCTACCCGGCCGGTTGCAACGGCAAGCGCAGTCGGGCATGCCGCGTTGGCAGCTGATGTATCCGCTGGCAGAGATGCCCTGGCTCAACCACGACAGTGCCGGGCAATGGCTGTGTGAGTGGATTGCCAGTCCGACGCCTGCCGGTGCATTGGGCTGGCTGCGCGACCGACACCTGATCTCGCAGTTGACAGTACACTTGGAGGCCATGCCCGGTGATCAGGGGCTGCTTTGCATCGAGTTGCAGCCCTTGCTCAAGCCGAACGATTATCCACAACTGCTTGATGCCTGGCAGGTCTGGCTGAACGGACTGGCCAAGACAATCACACAACACTGGCCCACAGATGCACGAAAGAGTCTGCTTGATCAGTCCTTTGCCCTTGGGCCACAGGGTGAACCGGTAGAGTGGCTTAAAGTTCTGGCCCAACGCTTGATGCGTTTGCCGGTTGAACTCGTGCTTGAGCCGGCGGCCAATCGACAACCGCTTATCGAGCACCATTGGCGCGCATTGCTAAGCCAAGTGCAGCCCGCCAACCTGTTGCTGGTGCAAGCGTATGGGCGCGCAGATTGGCCTGGTTATACGCCGTGGACTCACACCGGGTTTCAATACGACGCCTTGAGCTGGCGCCCTCCTGCACGGGGAGCACCGTTGTCCACGATCGACGGGCTGCATTTCGGGCTTCCCTTGCCACTCAGTATTGCGCCGATGGCACTAGAGGCTTTGCCTGGCCTTAGATTGCTTGATTTGCCTAGCCACGGTAGCACTGAGGCATCGGCGCTACAGCTGGTGAAGACGCGCTTGACCTGGTGTTGGCGCTCAGGCCAGAGCAGCGAACCGCAACGTGTGTGGCTGCAGGCTTGCTGGGCTCTGCAGATTGAATCCCTGGCCCGCTGTGCCGAGTTGGCTGGTGTAATCATGGAATGGCAGCAAGCCACGGATCTATTGAGCCTGACGTTATCCGGTCCGCTTGGCCATGCTTCCAACGGTATACTGGCTATCACGCGAAATGTGCTGAGCACCATCGCCCGGGCGCCTGAGCCAGGACTGATCGAGCTAGCTGGGTACCGACTGCGTGCGTGGCAGGCCGAACAGGCAGAACGGTTGCCGGCCTACCGTTGCCTTGCAGAGCTGGATGCCCTGCTGGCTGCCGATCCTGGTCAGCAACCCCGGATTTACGATGATCCACCTGCCAGTGGTTTGTCGCTCTGGAGGTGTTTACACGAGCGGGCCCAGCTGTTCTGGCTGAAACCCGCGGACTGGCCTGATACCCAGATCGATGGAGGTTTGCTGGCCAGCGCCTTCCCCGGCGTTACACGTCAGTTTGACTGGGGAGAGCAGCCAGCCAGGATGCTACCCAAGGGCGTCGGCCAGTGCGTAGTTACGGTGCAGCACGCCGACCGCGGCCAACTGCTGTATTGCCAGGCGCGCGCCGCCACTGCGCTTGAGCGGGCAGGTTGGCGTTTGCTGCACCAACTTCTGGCCAGTGCGTTTTTCGACAGTTTGCGCACGCGTCAGCAGTTGGGATACTGGGTGGTTGCCCGTTACCACGAGGTGGCCGGGTTGCCAGGATTGTTGCTGCTGGTGCAATCACCCAGCCATGAACACGCGCAGATAGCTGCGGCCATGGAGCTCTTTCTGCTGCAGCAGCAAAAGCTCATTGGCGCATTACCCTTCACGGCCATCAGCGCACAAGCCGAGCGCCTGGCTGATGCTCTTCAAGCCCGCGAGGCCGCGGCCGAAGGTGCATTCGAACGATATTGGCAGGTATTGCTGGGCCGGGTCGGGGCGTATGCACCAGCAGACGGCGAGGCACTGCGCCAGTTGCAGCCGGCGCAGTGGCAGGAGGTCCAAGCGCAACTCTGGGGGCAGCCAGTGCGCCTGCGCCTGATCAGCGAAACTCATCCCAAGGTAGCGCATGACTCAGTCCTGCCAAAGCATCAGGAGGGCAGGGCTTTGTAG
- a CDS encoding NahK/ErcS family hybrid sensor histidine kinase/response regulator, with protein sequence MQKPSDPRREVLTGLLGLGSQSSRKSYYPELLARLEELEAERNRYKWLFENALHGIFQAGLGQGFVSVNRALARMLAYTDAQALLSTHEGSWAGILVGGEKEFQAIRRTLMSQDELAGYETQLMRADGQYLQVRINMLLRPDVEGPVVEAFVADVTERKNAQAAMQRLNDDLERRVQARTQELEALNDNLRHEIIEREKVQRALRDARDAAEQANRSKDRYLAAASHDLLQPMNAARLLMSTLRERTLPMPEAQLVDRSHSALESAEDMLTDLLDIARLDQSTVKPELGDYNLAELIEPLVAEFRGLAEASGIELRMHLGPWAVNTDYRLLSRILRNLLSNAIRYTDQGAVLIGARRRGEVLDIQVWDTGRGIPAAQFGAIFKEFNQLAAAADAPQTNKQGQRKGVGLGLAIVERIAALLSVHVAVHSRVGRGSMFSVSVPMAKHLPAAAFPSTGILERLAEPLQGRRLLVIDNEQIILASMRDLLTQWGADVCVAVDADSALMQLDGVVPDVILVDYHLDGGRNGCEAVSQLRERWRQGVPAIMITADRSEHCQQTLRELGIPVLNKPLKASKLRAMLGQMLRG encoded by the coding sequence ATGCAGAAGCCCTCTGACCCTCGGCGGGAGGTTCTTACCGGGTTGCTCGGGCTTGGCTCGCAGTCCTCTCGAAAGAGCTATTATCCGGAGCTGCTGGCGCGTCTGGAAGAGCTTGAAGCTGAGCGCAATCGCTATAAATGGTTGTTCGAGAATGCTCTGCACGGCATCTTTCAGGCCGGCCTTGGCCAGGGCTTCGTATCGGTTAATCGAGCCTTGGCGCGCATGCTGGCGTACACCGATGCACAGGCCCTACTCAGCACCCATGAGGGCAGTTGGGCGGGAATCCTTGTAGGCGGTGAGAAGGAGTTTCAAGCCATCCGCCGCACGCTGATGAGCCAGGATGAGCTGGCAGGCTACGAAACCCAGCTGATGCGCGCTGACGGTCAATATCTGCAAGTGCGCATCAACATGCTGCTCAGACCTGACGTTGAAGGGCCCGTGGTCGAAGCCTTTGTCGCCGATGTGACCGAGCGCAAGAATGCACAGGCCGCCATGCAGCGTCTGAATGACGATCTGGAGCGGCGCGTCCAGGCACGCACCCAGGAATTGGAGGCGTTGAACGATAATCTTCGGCACGAGATCATCGAGCGCGAGAAGGTGCAGCGGGCTCTGCGTGACGCCCGCGATGCCGCCGAGCAGGCCAACCGCAGCAAAGATCGCTATCTGGCCGCGGCCAGTCATGATCTGTTGCAACCCATGAACGCCGCGCGACTGTTGATGTCGACTCTGCGCGAGCGGACATTGCCGATGCCCGAGGCACAATTGGTCGACCGGTCCCACAGCGCGCTAGAAAGCGCTGAAGACATGCTCACCGATCTTCTGGATATTGCCCGGCTGGATCAGAGCACGGTCAAGCCGGAACTGGGCGATTATAACCTCGCGGAACTGATTGAACCGCTGGTAGCCGAGTTCCGGGGGCTGGCCGAGGCCAGCGGGATCGAGTTGCGCATGCACCTAGGGCCCTGGGCAGTGAATACCGATTACAGGCTGCTCAGTCGTATCCTGCGTAACCTTTTGAGCAACGCCATCCGCTATACCGATCAGGGCGCGGTGCTGATTGGTGCTCGCCGCCGTGGCGAGGTGCTGGATATTCAGGTGTGGGACACCGGGCGGGGTATACCGGCTGCCCAGTTTGGCGCCATTTTCAAGGAGTTCAATCAGCTTGCAGCAGCGGCTGACGCACCTCAGACAAACAAGCAGGGCCAGCGCAAGGGTGTGGGGCTGGGCCTGGCGATTGTCGAGCGCATCGCGGCTTTGCTGAGCGTACATGTGGCCGTGCACTCCAGGGTCGGACGCGGCTCGATGTTTTCCGTCAGCGTGCCCATGGCTAAACATCTGCCCGCGGCAGCGTTCCCTTCCACCGGCATTCTGGAGCGACTTGCCGAGCCGCTACAGGGGCGGCGCTTGCTGGTCATCGATAATGAACAGATCATTCTTGCCAGCATGCGCGATCTGCTGACGCAGTGGGGAGCTGATGTTTGCGTGGCGGTCGATGCGGATTCGGCGCTGATGCAGTTGGACGGGGTGGTTCCTGACGTGATTCTGGTGGACTATCACCTCGATGGCGGCCGTAACGGCTGCGAAGCGGTCAGCCAACTGCGCGAGCGGTGGCGGCAAGGAGTACCGGCGATCATGATCACCGCCGATCGCAGCGAACACTGCCAGCAGACCTTGCGTGAGCTGGGAATTCCGGTACTAAACAAGCCGCTGAAAGCCAGCAAACTGCGCGCCATGCTCGGGCAGATGCTCCGGGGTTGA
- a CDS encoding tetratricopeptide repeat protein: MTMHPACTPVTEQTTEKASRGSILSRLRTLLVVICATVLPLLPGGATHADEQLRIAREMIQVLDAYAVYKMGQFDEAFERYRVLAEAGNRQGMLNIGNMYSAGLSVGKNPTEALLWYQRAADAGDPIGQFEVARAYEHGLGTQADPQQADYWYQLAAENDNSDAQWVLGKRLYDRASRLDGLSWIRTAARTGDHPSARLFLAELNGSQVTAVPDQQQRDVITDHLQQIDKAARAKNALGVIAQIDAEARIRVRLPNQEAWTTLSKDELQALWQATFDQVDKYRQIRSTPDFLLAEDRILVFSQITETLTSDSTTRTLLLDERATYRIDGSQAQVESLWLNISETPQW, translated from the coding sequence ATGACCATGCACCCTGCCTGCACTCCCGTAACGGAGCAGACCACCGAGAAAGCGAGCCGTGGCTCGATTCTGTCGCGCCTGCGGACCCTGCTGGTGGTAATTTGTGCCACAGTGCTGCCGCTGCTTCCCGGCGGGGCTACCCACGCAGACGAACAGTTGCGTATCGCCCGGGAAATGATCCAAGTGCTGGATGCCTACGCGGTCTACAAAATGGGTCAGTTCGATGAGGCATTTGAGCGGTATCGGGTGCTGGCCGAGGCTGGAAACCGTCAAGGCATGCTCAATATAGGCAACATGTACTCGGCGGGTCTCAGCGTGGGGAAAAACCCAACCGAGGCACTCTTGTGGTACCAACGCGCCGCAGACGCAGGTGATCCTATCGGTCAGTTCGAAGTTGCCCGAGCCTATGAGCACGGCCTGGGCACTCAGGCAGATCCGCAACAGGCTGACTACTGGTATCAACTGGCTGCCGAAAATGACAATAGTGATGCTCAGTGGGTACTCGGAAAGCGGCTCTATGATCGCGCCAGCCGGCTGGACGGGCTTAGCTGGATACGCACCGCCGCGCGGACGGGTGACCACCCCAGTGCGCGGCTGTTTCTCGCCGAGCTGAATGGAAGCCAGGTCACCGCTGTGCCGGACCAGCAGCAGCGCGACGTAATCACCGATCACTTGCAGCAGATAGATAAGGCCGCTCGCGCAAAAAATGCGTTGGGCGTCATTGCTCAAATCGATGCAGAGGCACGTATTCGGGTGCGGCTACCCAATCAGGAAGCCTGGACCACTCTCAGCAAGGACGAACTTCAGGCACTCTGGCAGGCTACGTTCGATCAAGTCGATAAGTATCGGCAGATACGCAGCACACCCGATTTTTTGCTGGCGGAGGACCGTATACTGGTGTTCTCACAGATTACTGAAACCCTGACGAGCGACAGCACAACACGCACCTTGCTATTGGACGAGCGGGCGACCTATCGCATTGACGGGAGCCAGGCCCAGGTCGAGTCATTGTGGCTGAACATCAGTGAAACCCCTCAATGGTGA
- the ercA gene encoding alcohol dehydrogenase-like regulatory protein ErcA has protein sequence MSYDISQLRKFVTPEIIFGAGARKTVANYASTFGAKRVLLVSDSGVQAAGWLADVEQSLADQDIDYVLFTQVSANPRVEEVMHGAEVYRAAGCNVIVAVGGGSPMDCAKAIGIVVAHDRHILTFEGVDTIRAPIPPLIMVPTTAGTSADVSQFVIISNQQEKVKFSIISKAVVPDVSLIDPETTSTMDPFLSACTGVDALVHAIEAFVSTGSGPMTDAHALEAMRLINGNLVQMIQNPQDIALREQIMLGSLQAGLAFSNAILGAVHAMSHSLGGFLDLPHGLCNAILVEHVVAFNYASAPDRFKVVAQTLGIDTRGLTTPQIRQRLVQHLIDLKKAVGFEQTLAMHGVSTSDLPMLSVHAMHDPCILTNPRESSLKDVEVVYAEAL, from the coding sequence ATGTCCTACGATATAAGCCAGCTACGCAAGTTTGTTACCCCGGAGATCATCTTCGGAGCCGGTGCGCGTAAAACCGTTGCCAACTACGCTTCTACCTTTGGCGCGAAGAGGGTACTGCTGGTCTCCGATTCTGGTGTGCAGGCCGCCGGGTGGCTGGCTGATGTGGAACAAAGCCTGGCAGACCAGGATATCGATTATGTGCTCTTCACCCAGGTGTCGGCCAATCCGCGTGTCGAGGAGGTCATGCACGGTGCAGAGGTCTACCGTGCTGCAGGGTGCAACGTGATTGTCGCGGTGGGCGGCGGCAGTCCCATGGACTGTGCCAAGGCGATCGGTATCGTGGTTGCACATGACCGGCACATCCTCACCTTTGAAGGAGTGGACACCATTCGGGCGCCGATTCCGCCTTTGATAATGGTACCCACCACGGCGGGCACCTCGGCCGACGTGTCCCAGTTCGTGATAATTTCCAACCAACAGGAGAAGGTGAAGTTTTCGATTATCAGCAAGGCTGTAGTGCCCGATGTGTCGCTGATCGATCCGGAAACCACCTCCACCATGGACCCTTTTCTGTCGGCCTGTACCGGGGTTGATGCGCTGGTGCATGCCATCGAAGCATTCGTCTCGACCGGCAGCGGCCCGATGACGGATGCTCACGCGCTGGAGGCCATGCGCCTGATCAATGGCAACCTGGTGCAGATGATTCAGAATCCGCAGGACATAGCCTTGCGCGAGCAGATCATGCTTGGCAGCTTGCAGGCCGGCCTGGCGTTTTCTAACGCCATTCTCGGCGCAGTGCATGCCATGTCGCACAGCCTGGGTGGCTTTCTTGATCTGCCGCACGGGCTGTGCAATGCGATCCTGGTGGAACATGTTGTGGCCTTCAATTACGCGTCGGCCCCAGATCGCTTCAAGGTTGTTGCACAAACGCTGGGCATTGATACCCGTGGTCTGACCACGCCACAAATCCGGCAACGATTGGTTCAGCATCTGATTGACTTGAAAAAGGCCGTGGGATTCGAGCAGACGCTGGCCATGCATGGTGTCAGCACCTCAGACCTGCCGATGCTGTCGGTGCATGCCATGCACGACCCCTGCATTCTTACCAATCCTCGTGAATCCAGCCTCAAAGACGTTGAGGTGGTGTATGCAGAAGCCCTCTGA
- a CDS encoding alpha/beta hydrolase family protein: MNATRESSAKAEQPGFWTSSMSAAQAVAAASDYADLVCDEQRLLWIEFHPEDGRSLIHEWTEAGQRCLTPLGYSARSRVYEYGGGALCLASGFLCFVNEDDQQIYVQGLQDLGCRALTQRGDCRYGALLNDAMRARLIALEECHTARAVEHRLVAISYTGEREVITEGADFYNSPCLSPDCLHLAWIEWDRPHLPWTQTRLMSAVLNERGQVVSKKSISSVQSQASQPEAFQQPQFDSSGDLLCLTDRSGYWLPWRVRDDGGLESVPSQPADHAPAPWQLNPRHILALPDDSLALSWMEGGYGHLALRHTIGGEEQRLAHGYQRFRSLASNGRWLYCVAGSALCSAAILHIDLLTHALQIIRAVPATLPAEEVSQPQRLLYRSGRGETAHGYFYPSSNRNQASPAPPPLLIFTHGGPTSATYAVLDNRIQYWTQRGFAVADLNYRGSVGFGRAYRHRLRGQWGVVDVEDVLAAVDHLVDAGRVDAGNIFIRGSSAGGYTTLCSLVAAGDRFRAAASLYGVSDPLRLRINTHKFEADYIDWLIGDPADVPERYVQRSPLEQAAEISTPVIFFQGLQDGVVLPEQTERMVKALKEQGVPVKCLTFAEERHGFRAPGTLASVLEEELAFYQCWMQHA, translated from the coding sequence ATGAACGCAACTCGCGAATCATCTGCAAAAGCTGAACAGCCCGGATTCTGGACCAGCTCCATGAGTGCTGCGCAGGCGGTCGCAGCAGCCAGTGATTATGCTGATCTGGTCTGCGACGAGCAGCGTCTGCTGTGGATTGAATTTCATCCTGAGGACGGTCGTAGCCTGATTCATGAGTGGACAGAAGCCGGCCAGCGCTGCCTAACCCCGCTGGGTTATAGCGCCCGCAGTCGCGTCTACGAATACGGCGGTGGTGCATTGTGTCTTGCCTCTGGCTTCCTGTGCTTTGTCAACGAAGACGATCAGCAGATCTATGTGCAGGGACTGCAGGATCTAGGCTGCCGAGCGCTGACTCAGCGCGGCGATTGCCGCTACGGCGCACTGCTGAATGATGCCATGCGCGCACGTCTGATTGCGCTGGAGGAGTGCCACACGGCAAGAGCAGTTGAGCATCGGCTGGTGGCGATCAGTTACACCGGTGAGCGTGAAGTGATCACTGAAGGTGCTGATTTCTACAACAGCCCCTGCCTCAGTCCGGATTGCTTGCACCTGGCCTGGATCGAGTGGGATCGTCCGCATTTGCCCTGGACGCAAACCCGTCTCATGTCGGCTGTGCTCAATGAGCGCGGGCAGGTTGTCAGTAAAAAATCGATTTCGTCTGTGCAGTCCCAGGCAAGTCAGCCCGAAGCATTTCAGCAGCCGCAATTCGATTCTTCGGGGGACTTGTTGTGCCTGACTGACCGCAGTGGGTACTGGTTGCCCTGGCGCGTGCGGGATGATGGCGGCTTGGAGTCCGTGCCCAGCCAGCCAGCCGATCACGCGCCAGCGCCCTGGCAACTGAATCCACGCCATATTCTCGCACTACCCGATGACAGTCTGGCCCTCAGTTGGATGGAGGGGGGCTATGGGCATCTGGCCCTGCGGCATACCATTGGCGGCGAAGAGCAGCGGCTAGCCCATGGTTACCAGCGCTTCCGCTCGTTGGCGAGTAACGGCCGCTGGTTATATTGCGTGGCCGGGTCGGCCCTGTGCAGTGCAGCAATACTGCACATTGATCTGCTTACCCATGCACTGCAGATCATACGAGCAGTACCGGCAACCCTGCCGGCAGAGGAAGTATCGCAACCGCAGAGATTACTTTATCGAAGTGGCCGCGGTGAGACCGCACATGGGTATTTCTACCCGTCGAGCAACCGCAATCAGGCGTCGCCAGCTCCACCGCCATTGCTTATTTTTACCCATGGCGGTCCGACGTCTGCCACCTATGCGGTACTGGATAACCGAATACAGTACTGGACCCAGCGCGGTTTCGCCGTTGCAGATCTGAATTATCGTGGCAGCGTCGGCTTTGGTCGGGCTTACCGGCATCGGCTAAGGGGGCAGTGGGGTGTGGTCGATGTTGAGGACGTGCTGGCGGCTGTTGATCACTTGGTCGACGCAGGCCGTGTGGATGCTGGGAATATCTTTATTCGGGGCTCGAGTGCGGGTGGCTACACCACGCTGTGTAGCCTTGTCGCAGCGGGTGACCGCTTTCGGGCGGCGGCGAGCCTGTATGGCGTGAGCGATCCGTTGCGGTTGCGTATCAACACTCACAAGTTTGAAGCCGATTATATCGACTGGTTGATCGGTGACCCTGCGGATGTGCCAGAGCGTTATGTTCAGCGTTCGCCGCTGGAGCAAGCCGCCGAGATCAGCACGCCCGTTATCTTTTTCCAGGGATTGCAGGACGGGGTGGTGCTACCCGAGCAGACCGAACGCATGGTCAAGGCGCTGAAAGAGCAGGGCGTGCCGGTAAAATGTTTAACCTTCGCAGAAGAACGTCACGGTTTCCGCGCGCCGGGCACCCTGGCGAGTGTCCTTGAGGAAGAATTGGCTTTCTACCAATGCTGGATGCAACACGCCTGA